One Microbacterium sp. W4I20 DNA window includes the following coding sequences:
- a CDS encoding chorismate-binding protein, whose protein sequence is MTLSRLAELSADPAASFVLIARDGADTVELLTGDVIDVDLLGDIPLDIDGVPREVFALVPYRQVRERGFVAQEDGAPLRCLIVDEHDHLSTSELIEALPSAPVPLHDDGFDIADADYATIVEKVIAEEIGHGEGANFVIRRDFTARIDADDRTAALTWFRALLTHERGAYWTFAVFTPGHIAVGASPEAHVVARGGVVTMNPISGTFRHPAGGATRDTLVEFLSSTKETEELFMVVDEELKMMSAVCSDGGRITGPHLKEMSRLTHTEYMLRGRSTLDPRDILRETMFAPTVTGSPMQNACAVIRRHERKPRGYYSGVAALFTPNAEGGHDLDAPILIRTVYLNDGALSVPVGATLVRHSDPLGEVSETHGKAAGVLGAIGAIDRDRVAEARSDADAPGDERALADDPTIADLLSSRNARLADFWLNPQGDDLDGPFAGRTAVVVDAEDRFTTMLAHQLRHLGLSVTIGAWSDVQDGDLAAADLVVAGPGPGDPRDAGSPRIARMREVVAGRLDAGAPLLAVCLSHQILGDRLGIELMPLDAPHQGLQKSVPVFGEDASIGFYNTFTARVAPGTTNVGPAEVSADPGSGDVYALRGPRFASVQGHLESILSRDGIHTLERLVRHALA, encoded by the coding sequence ATGACCCTCTCACGACTCGCCGAGCTCAGCGCCGACCCGGCGGCATCCTTCGTGCTCATCGCACGCGACGGCGCCGACACCGTCGAGCTCCTCACGGGCGATGTGATCGATGTCGATCTGCTCGGCGACATCCCCCTCGACATCGACGGCGTGCCACGCGAGGTCTTCGCGCTGGTTCCGTATCGCCAGGTGCGAGAGCGCGGGTTCGTCGCCCAGGAGGACGGCGCGCCGCTGCGATGCCTGATCGTGGACGAGCACGATCACCTCTCCACCTCCGAACTGATCGAGGCGCTCCCGTCCGCACCGGTACCGCTGCACGACGACGGCTTCGACATCGCGGACGCGGATTACGCGACGATCGTCGAGAAGGTCATCGCCGAGGAGATCGGCCACGGCGAGGGCGCCAACTTCGTCATCCGACGCGACTTCACGGCCCGCATCGACGCCGACGATCGGACGGCCGCACTCACCTGGTTCCGGGCTCTGCTGACGCATGAGCGCGGCGCCTACTGGACGTTCGCGGTGTTCACGCCGGGGCACATCGCCGTCGGGGCGAGCCCCGAGGCGCACGTGGTCGCCCGCGGCGGGGTCGTCACGATGAACCCGATCTCCGGCACCTTCCGCCACCCGGCCGGCGGCGCGACCCGGGACACCCTCGTCGAATTCCTGTCCTCGACGAAGGAGACCGAAGAGCTCTTCATGGTCGTCGACGAAGAGCTCAAGATGATGAGCGCGGTGTGTTCGGACGGTGGTCGGATCACCGGCCCTCATCTGAAGGAGATGTCGCGCCTCACCCACACCGAGTACATGCTCCGCGGGCGCAGCACGCTCGATCCCCGCGACATCCTTCGGGAGACGATGTTCGCACCGACGGTCACCGGATCGCCGATGCAGAACGCCTGCGCGGTCATCCGTCGCCACGAGAGGAAGCCCCGTGGCTACTACTCCGGTGTCGCGGCCCTGTTCACCCCGAACGCGGAGGGCGGCCACGATCTCGATGCACCGATCCTGATCCGCACCGTCTATCTGAACGACGGCGCACTGAGCGTGCCCGTCGGGGCCACGCTGGTGCGGCACTCCGACCCGCTCGGCGAGGTGTCCGAGACCCACGGGAAGGCCGCCGGCGTGCTGGGCGCGATCGGTGCGATCGACCGCGATCGGGTGGCGGAGGCACGCAGCGATGCCGATGCCCCGGGCGACGAGCGCGCTCTCGCCGACGACCCGACCATCGCCGACCTGCTCTCGTCGCGCAACGCCCGCCTCGCGGACTTCTGGCTCAATCCGCAGGGCGACGACCTCGACGGGCCGTTCGCCGGACGCACCGCCGTGGTCGTCGACGCGGAGGACCGATTCACCACGATGCTGGCCCACCAGCTGCGCCACCTCGGCCTCTCCGTGACGATCGGCGCCTGGAGCGATGTCCAGGACGGCGACCTGGCCGCCGCCGATCTCGTGGTGGCGGGACCCGGTCCCGGCGATCCCCGCGATGCCGGAAGCCCTCGTATCGCCCGCATGCGGGAGGTCGTGGCCGGACGCCTCGACGCGGGCGCTCCGCTCCTCGCCGTGTGCCTGAGTCACCAGATCCTCGGCGACCGGCTCGGCATCGAGTTGATGCCCCTGGATGCTCCGCATCAGGGGCTGCAGAAGTCGGTTCCCGTGTTCGGCGAGGATGCCTCGATCGGCTTCTACAACACCTTCACCGCACGGGTGGCGCCGGGGACGACGAACGTCGGCCCCGCCGAGGTGTCAGCGGATCCCGGCTCCGGAGACGTCTACGCACTCCGCGGCCCGCGCTTCGCATCCGTACAGGGGCACCTCGAGTCGATCCTGTCCCGCGACGGCATCCACACGCTCGAGCGACTCGTCCGCCACGCACTCGCCTGA
- a CDS encoding nucleotidyltransferase domain-containing protein, with protein sequence MDHLAAAERFIARSYPRASTAVVGGSTARGERTATSDIDLLLIGDALFDDASQTSEASTHRFEGETIEVFAYTPTGFAEWAERGVSQHRPVIVDMLVEGIAIREDSRTAELRRHWRMILDAGPTIDVAESAFRRYVITDVLDDLRDATDPLERHVLSSVLFERTAELMLLTNHRWVAIGKWLPRRLRALDARRADALSAPLLAGDHTAFADRVAEELDRAGGRVQEGFVR encoded by the coding sequence GTGGACCATCTCGCCGCCGCCGAACGATTCATCGCCCGCTCATATCCCCGCGCCTCGACGGCCGTCGTGGGCGGCAGCACTGCGCGGGGCGAGCGCACGGCGACCAGCGACATCGACCTGCTGCTCATCGGGGACGCCCTGTTCGACGATGCCTCGCAGACGAGTGAGGCCTCGACCCACAGGTTCGAGGGAGAGACGATCGAGGTGTTCGCGTACACGCCCACCGGGTTCGCCGAGTGGGCGGAGCGTGGTGTCTCTCAGCATCGGCCCGTGATCGTCGACATGCTCGTTGAGGGCATCGCGATCCGCGAGGATTCCCGCACCGCAGAGCTGCGGCGGCACTGGCGGATGATTCTGGATGCCGGGCCGACGATCGACGTCGCCGAGTCGGCGTTCCGTCGCTACGTCATCACCGATGTGCTCGATGATCTCCGCGACGCCACCGATCCGCTGGAGCGCCACGTGCTGTCGTCCGTGCTGTTCGAGCGGACCGCCGAACTGATGCTGCTCACGAACCATCGCTGGGTCGCGATCGGCAAGTGGCTTCCTCGTCGACTCCGTGCGCTCGACGCGCGACGCGCAGACGCGCTCAGCGCCCCGTTGCTCGCGGGCGACCACACCGCCTTCGCGGATCGCGTGGCAGAGGAGCTCGACCGCGCGGGAGGCAGGGTGCAGGAGGGTTTCGTCCGCTGA
- the ispG gene encoding flavodoxin-dependent (E)-4-hydroxy-3-methylbut-2-enyl-diphosphate synthase, with protein sequence MPKVPVVLAPRRKSRQIKVGKVLVGGDAPVSVQSMTTTKTTDINGTLQQIAELTASGCEIVRVAVPTQEDADVLHIIAKKSQIPVIADIHFQPKYVFQAIDAGCAAVRVNPGNIRKFDDQVGAIAKAAKDAEVSLRIGVNAGSLDPRLLQKYGKATPEALAESARWEASLFEEHDFHDFKISVKHNDPVIMVQAYRQLAQMGDWPLHLGVTEAGPAFQGTIKSATAFGILLSEGIGDTIRVSLSAPPAEEVKVGHQILQSLNLRERKLEIVSCPSCGRAQVDVYTLAEDVTEGLKDMTVPLRVAVMGCVVNGPGEAREADLGVASGNGRGQIFVKGEVIKTVPEADIVATLIEEANRIAAEMGPAAPLGTAQVVTV encoded by the coding sequence ATGCCGAAGGTCCCCGTCGTCCTCGCCCCGCGCCGCAAGTCCCGCCAGATCAAGGTCGGCAAGGTGCTGGTGGGAGGAGATGCCCCCGTCAGCGTGCAGTCGATGACGACCACGAAGACGACCGACATCAACGGCACCCTCCAGCAGATCGCCGAACTCACGGCATCGGGCTGCGAGATCGTGCGCGTGGCGGTGCCGACGCAGGAAGACGCGGATGTGCTGCACATCATCGCGAAGAAGAGCCAGATCCCGGTGATCGCCGACATCCACTTCCAGCCGAAGTACGTGTTCCAGGCGATCGATGCCGGGTGCGCTGCGGTTCGCGTCAACCCGGGGAATATCCGCAAGTTCGACGATCAGGTCGGCGCGATCGCCAAGGCCGCGAAAGACGCCGAAGTCTCCCTTCGCATCGGCGTGAACGCCGGATCGCTCGACCCGCGTCTGCTGCAGAAGTACGGCAAGGCGACTCCCGAGGCGCTCGCCGAGAGCGCGCGCTGGGAGGCATCGCTCTTCGAGGAGCACGATTTCCATGACTTCAAGATCTCGGTCAAGCACAACGATCCGGTGATCATGGTGCAGGCCTACCGTCAGCTCGCGCAGATGGGGGACTGGCCTCTGCACCTCGGGGTGACCGAGGCCGGGCCCGCGTTCCAGGGAACGATCAAGAGCGCCACGGCGTTCGGCATTCTGCTCAGCGAGGGCATCGGAGACACCATCCGTGTCTCGCTGTCCGCCCCGCCCGCCGAAGAGGTCAAGGTCGGCCATCAGATCCTGCAGTCGCTGAACCTGCGGGAGCGCAAGCTCGAGATCGTGTCGTGCCCGTCCTGCGGGCGCGCGCAGGTCGACGTCTACACGCTGGCGGAAGACGTGACCGAGGGCCTCAAGGACATGACCGTGCCGCTGCGAGTGGCCGTGATGGGCTGCGTCGTGAACGGTCCCGGCGAGGCGCGCGAGGCTGACCTCGGTGTCGCTTCCGGCAACGGCAGGGGCCAGATCTTCGTGAAGGGTGAGGTCATCAAGACGGTGCCCGAGGCGGACATCGTCGCCACGCTGATCGAAGAGGCGAACCGCATCGCCGCGGAGATGGGCCCCGCGGCGCCTCTCGGCACCGCCCAGGTCGTCACCGTCTGA